The Desulfonatronospira thiodismutans ASO3-1 DNA segment ACTATGGCCTCTATCCCCCTTTCCTGGATTATATTCAGAAGTTCAAGAAAAAGATTCTCCCGGGTGCTGCGATGGATGGTTTTCAGGGGAAAGACCATTTTTCCCTTTTCATCGCTTACAGCCAGGCCGACTCTTTTTATGCCGAAATCTATTCCCAGATACTTCATAAGTGGTTCATGCTATCCCGCCTTTACCAGGAGCATGTTGTCATCCCTTTCGGCTTTTTTCATCCTCTGCAAAAAGTCCTTTCTCCAGGTGTTTCCCAGAAGCCTTTCTGCAGCATACTCAGCCGTATGCAGAACCCTGCGCTTTTCACCCAGCATCTCCATGCACCTTCCAATGCCTATCTTACACGAGGGGCAGCCTACCAGCAAGGGTACTCTTGAGTCTACTCCGGACAACTGCTCCCCGAGGTTCTGAACTTTCTGCTGCCGTACAGGGTTGAACACCCTGGGAGAACTCATGGCCCCGAGCCCGCTTTCACCGCAGCATCCAGGGCTCATCTGCACATCGAGGTTCAAGCCTTCCCTGAACTTCTGGGCGTAAATCTCCCCGGCTTTCAAAGGATTGATGTCCTCCCATTCCACGTGACAGGAATGATGGTACAAAACCTGTGCCGGTTCCGTGGCGGAAGACATCTCCAGGTTCTCCAGCAGGTACTGCATAACATCCTGATGCTTCAGATGTGATCCATTGCCCCGCATCCGATACCCCTCAATGCCTTCCCGGCACGTGCCGCAAGAGGTAAGTATATGAGTGAATTCCAGGCCCTGCCACTGAAAATCGGATATGAGGCGGTTTAAAAGCTGAACATTCTGCCTCTCCATCTTGCGCATGCCCTCCTCGTCGCCCGATGCCAGAAGAGGATAGCCGCAGCACAAATGGGTCCTGGGCAGAACAATGTTTACACCGGTTTCAAGGAGCAAAGCCATTCCGGCAAGCCCGATGGAAGGATAGAAAATCCCTGCCCCGCAACCAGGGAAATACAGCAGTGCCCTGGAACTGTCGCTCTTTTCGGAAACAAAAAGATTTTGCCTGGAAAGATCCAGAATTTCCGAAAGATTACGGTACTCCATGGCCGGAGCCCTGGATTGAAAAACCGGGCTTTTAGCTCTTTTTCGCCAGAAAGCCGGCATCATGCCCACCAGGGCGTTTTGAAATCTCTGTCCCACAGCCGCCGCCTTGGCCATCCTGGGAATCTGCCTGGAAGGATCGCTGGAAGCGTAATCAAGAAGCCTGTCCTTTATGGCGTGTCCGGAAACTTTTCTGTCCTTGAGATAATTTCTTGCTTCCAGGGATACTTTACCTCCCTTGATTTTTACCGGACAGATTTTTGTACAGCGTCCGCAGGCGGTGCAATGCTCCACAATGGTTCTAAGCTCCCTTAAAACATCCGGGTCCGGATCACCATGTACCAGCATGGAATAATACAGGGCTTCGATAAGACCGGCCAGTGAGATATTCTTGTTTCTGGGGTGGTACAGTTTGCCTTTCTGGGGAATGAACATGGGGCAGGCCTGTTTGCATTTGCCGCAGTGCGAACAGTTCTGAATGCTTTTCAAAAGGTTTATGAGTAGATCGCTCTCGTCAAGCCCCGCCCTGCGCAGGTCCTCTATAAGCTGATTGAAAGAAAAGGTGTACGGAACTGAAATGAGTTTTCTCTGTACCAGCTTCTGGGGGTTGAAGATGTTTCTTGGATCCACCTCTTCCTTGTAAACTTTCAGGGCTTCGATTTTGTCCCGGGAAAGGTATTTGATTTTGGTCAAACCGATGCCGTGCTCTCCAGAGACCTGTCCGTTGAGCCGGAGCACCTCGTCAAAAACTTTACCTGCAGCAGCCTCGGCCAGACGCATCATTTCCGGGTCATTGGAATTAACCGGGAGGTTTACATGGCAATTGCCGTCCCCGGCGTGCATATGGTTGGCTATTATCACCCTGCTGCGTAAAAGATCCTGAAGAATATCCTCAAGCATGTCCCTGTGTTCGGGATACCGGCTTTTAAGGTCCTGAAAGAAAAACACAATCTGCAGCTCGAAAATCTGTTCCGGCAGTGCCTCCTTGGTCATTTGCTGCTTCAGGATATTCGAGGCCACCTGCAGTTCCATGAGGATATATTCATCATCAATACTCACCCCGGGCAAATCCAGGACCCTGT contains these protein-coding regions:
- a CDS encoding FAD-binding and (Fe-S)-binding domain-containing protein, whose translation is MPNKQPHSSIEPEIIIDQVLSISSSQFEGWPESVKKLALELAYELFIIRYNPFINPQSVQKSVFSRLENERGGLAPKFYRIISQGLENYWHEYLEDQRFKEKVRKKISRHLSSENIATNPSTLLECSTDATDLRLDMPMMVLFPENTAQVQAVVRLANEMEFGLVPRGGATGLTGGAIPCSRRTVVLNTGRLKAIMDIDPETMVLTAQSGVVTLDAIKAADRKGLLFTVDPASKAASSLGGNISENAGGPFAFEYGTTLDNILSYKMVTPTGDIIQVRRVNHPRHKILSHETVTFEVLDEQGELIKTINLTGDDIRTPGLGKDVTNKFLGGLPGIQKEGVDGLITEASFTLYPQLAHYRVLCLEFYGHSMHNAMQVIKEIVALRDEIRKSGDKVKISALEEFGTKYVQAIEYQKKSSTYEGEPISVLILQLDSDDAGALEDAVQKVVDLVSPYDQVDVFVASDDKEAEEFWEDRHRLSAITKHTSGFKINEDVVIPLDVIPEFADFLENLNLYYLALAYRKALNRVLDLPGVSIDDEYILMELQVASNILKQQMTKEALPEQIFELQIVFFFQDLKSRYPEHRDMLEDILQDLLRSRVIIANHMHAGDGNCHVNLPVNSNDPEMMRLAEAAAGKVFDEVLRLNGQVSGEHGIGLTKIKYLSRDKIEALKVYKEEVDPRNIFNPQKLVQRKLISVPYTFSFNQLIEDLRRAGLDESDLLINLLKSIQNCSHCGKCKQACPMFIPQKGKLYHPRNKNISLAGLIEALYYSMLVHGDPDPDVLRELRTIVEHCTACGRCTKICPVKIKGGKVSLEARNYLKDRKVSGHAIKDRLLDYASSDPSRQIPRMAKAAAVGQRFQNALVGMMPAFWRKRAKSPVFQSRAPAMEYRNLSEILDLSRQNLFVSEKSDSSRALLYFPGCGAGIFYPSIGLAGMALLLETGVNIVLPRTHLCCGYPLLASGDEEGMRKMERQNVQLLNRLISDFQWQGLEFTHILTSCGTCREGIEGYRMRGNGSHLKHQDVMQYLLENLEMSSATEPAQVLYHHSCHVEWEDINPLKAGEIYAQKFREGLNLDVQMSPGCCGESGLGAMSSPRVFNPVRQQKVQNLGEQLSGVDSRVPLLVGCPSCKIGIGRCMEMLGEKRRVLHTAEYAAERLLGNTWRKDFLQRMKKAERDDNMLLVKAG